Proteins from a genomic interval of Clostridium cochlearium:
- a CDS encoding ATP cone domain-containing protein, producing MYILKKDGRKEKFDINKLRNSMINASNEINTPLNESDLNLLTKCIINILLSINEEIVSSYTVFGVTTECLKKNGFREVARRYTDYSIAI from the coding sequence GTGTATATATTAAAAAAAGATGGACGTAAAGAAAAGTTTGATATTAATAAACTGAGAAATAGCATGATAAATGCTTCTAATGAAATAAATACACCTTTAAATGAATCTGATCTGAATTTATTAACTAAATGCATAATAAATATACTTTTATCTATTAATGAAGAAATTGTCTCTAGCTACACAGTATTTGGTGTTACAACAGAATGTTTAAAAAAGAATGGCTTTAGAGAAGTGGCAAGAAGATATACAGATTATTCCATAGCAATATAA
- the arcC gene encoding carbamate kinase — protein sequence MNKKTIVVALGGNAILQPGQFASYENQLNNVKISCEVLAKLVKQGHRLIITHGNGPQVGNIIRQNEEAASVIPPMPMDVCSAESQGFIGYMIQQSMMNELINLGVETPVVTFVTRVEVDEKDSAFENPTKPIGMFYSEDQAKELMREKQWILKSDANRGWRRVVPSPNPVSIVEKKSIKKLIEEGNIVIACGGGGIPVVKCEDGTYKGVEAVIDKDRSGCKLAEQAEADMFIILTDVENACINYGKEDQKALGKVSVEELEGYIENGEFSKGSMLPKVESAVEFVKKTNGISIICALDKAELAIEGKAGTIVKKS from the coding sequence ATGAATAAAAAAACCATAGTAGTAGCATTAGGAGGAAATGCTATATTACAACCAGGACAATTTGCATCTTATGAAAATCAATTAAATAATGTTAAAATTAGTTGTGAAGTATTAGCAAAACTTGTGAAACAGGGACATAGATTAATAATTACCCATGGCAATGGACCTCAAGTAGGTAATATAATAAGACAAAATGAAGAAGCTGCATCTGTAATACCGCCAATGCCTATGGATGTGTGTAGTGCTGAAAGTCAAGGATTTATTGGTTATATGATACAACAATCTATGATGAACGAACTTATAAACTTAGGAGTAGAAACACCAGTGGTTACATTTGTAACTAGAGTAGAAGTAGATGAAAAAGATAGTGCTTTTGAAAATCCAACTAAGCCAATAGGTATGTTTTATAGTGAAGACCAAGCTAAAGAATTAATGAGAGAAAAACAATGGATACTAAAATCAGATGCTAATAGAGGATGGAGAAGAGTAGTTCCTTCACCTAATCCTGTAAGTATAGTTGAAAAAAAATCTATAAAGAAGCTTATAGAAGAAGGAAATATAGTTATAGCTTGTGGTGGTGGGGGAATACCTGTTGTAAAATGTGAAGATGGTACATATAAAGGGGTAGAGGCAGTAATAGATAAAGACAGAAGTGGTTGTAAATTAGCTGAACAAGCAGAAGCAGATATGTTTATAATATTAACAGATGTAGAAAATGCATGTATAAATTATGGAAAAGAAGATCAAAAAGCTTTAGGAAAAGTCTCGGTAGAAGAATTAGAGGGATATATAGAAAATGGTGAATTCAGCAAAGGAAGTATGCTTCCAAAAGTTGAGTCTGCTGTAGAATTTGTTAAAAAAACAAATGGAATTTCAATTATATGTGCTTTAGATAAAGCAGAATTAGCTATAGAAGGAAAGGCAGGAACTATAGTAAAAAAATCCTGA
- a CDS encoding MBL fold metallo-hydrolase — MKVVTLIENTSKDNDLFKEHGLSLYIEKGNKKILMDIGKSNKVIENAKKLNVDIEDIDMVILSHGHYDHGGGLLDFLKINRKAKVYLKKETKQDMYSCYGENKRYIGLDKSIFEDYNHRLIFIDKFTEIYKDVFIITDIKKEDTMPQENQSLYIKNGETYENDNFQHELILAIREEEGIVIFTGCAHSGILNMIKTVKKIFQEEKIKAIVGGFHLMIMSLDRNVSYDNQQIKRIAEKILEEDIEKVYTGHCTGEQGYIYLKTILEDKIDYIYTGKKIYL; from the coding sequence ATGAAAGTAGTTACATTGATTGAAAATACATCAAAAGATAATGACTTATTTAAAGAACATGGCTTAAGTTTATACATAGAAAAAGGCAACAAAAAGATATTAATGGATATTGGGAAATCTAACAAAGTTATAGAAAACGCTAAAAAATTAAATGTAGATATTGAGGACATAGATATGGTTATTTTATCCCATGGACATTATGATCATGGAGGAGGCCTTTTAGATTTTTTAAAAATAAATCGTAAAGCAAAAGTATATTTAAAGAAAGAAACAAAACAAGATATGTATTCTTGTTATGGAGAAAATAAAAGATATATAGGTTTAGATAAATCAATATTTGAAGATTATAACCATAGATTGATTTTTATAGATAAGTTTACAGAAATTTATAAAGATGTCTTTATTATAACGGATATAAAAAAAGAGGACACTATGCCACAGGAAAATCAGAGTTTATACATAAAAAATGGTGAAACCTATGAAAATGATAATTTTCAACATGAACTTATATTAGCTATAAGAGAAGAAGAGGGTATAGTAATTTTTACAGGTTGTGCTCATAGTGGAATATTAAATATGATAAAAACTGTAAAAAAGATTTTCCAAGAAGAAAAAATAAAAGCTATAGTAGGGGGATTTCATCTTATGATAATGTCATTAGATAGAAATGTTTCTTATGATAATCAACAAATAAAGCGCATAGCTGAAAAGATATTAGAAGAGGATATAGAAAAAGTATATACAGGTCATTGTACTGGAGAACAAGGGTATATATATTTAAAAACAATATTGGAAGATAAAATAGATTACATTTATACAGGTAAAAAAATATATTTATAG